Within Spirochaetota bacterium, the genomic segment AACAATAACTAATCGATGTTTCCCTCTTCTTTTGACGGCGGCGTAACATCCATCCATTTGATTGCAACTCCGCTAGGTTATACAATAATCAGGTGATAGAAAAATATTACTGTCAAACCATTTGAAAATCAAAATATTGAAGGTAAGAGAATGATTAATAAGAATAATATCATAAATGACGTAGTACTTTTAGATTTAAATCGTATGCTTTTTGGTGATAAATTCATTAAAGCTCTACATATAAAGCGTACGTTTAGAGATTTTAGCAGTTATTTGTATTTGTTGAAACATTTTCAGCTAAAGAGTTTATATAATTTTATTTTCACTAAGCTTTATGTGCCGACTGGTGAGGGCTTTCATCTAGGCCTTCATCGAAAATTAATTAAATATCCTGACAAGATCCCAATTCCTCGCAACATAGAAATGGAAACTACAACGGTATGTAATAAAAAATGTATAATATGCGAATATATCTATTGGTCAAAGGATGCTCAGGTGAAAAGGCATCTAAAGCTCGATGAATTTAAACATATTATTAATCAGTTCCCTGTCATTCGTTGGGCAAATCTAACCGGTGAGGGATCTTCATTTTTAAACAAAGATTATCCACTAATGGTAAAATATCTATGGGAAAAACATAAATCTTCTATATGGCTTGTTGATCATCTCGATGATATATCAATTGAAAAACTGCAAAAGGAGGTATTCCCATATATCCATGGAATATATATATCAATGGACGCTGCGACTAAGGAGACTTATGAATCAATTAAGATAGGCTGCAATTATGATAATGTAATAAATAATCTCAAAAGTATAATTCAATATAAAAAAAGGAACAACACCCCTTTCCCTCACCTTTCATTTCGTTATATAATTATTAATAAAAATGTTCATGAACTTCCCCTATTTTTAGATTTAATTAATTCTATCGCTTCGCAAACCGAGTGGGGTGGCTCTTCAACAATGGTGGAATTTACAGGATTACTCAACTTTAAAGAGATAAATAAGTATTATATCGAAAAGATACCTCAATCAATTGTTGATGAGTTAATGAAAAGGAGAGATGGTATTGAGTTTCAGTTTAGCCATGCTGAGGAGCCTAGCAATCCTCCTATTGAACAATGCATAGCCTGGCTTGAACCATATATTATGATGCCGGGGTACGTGCTTCCCTGCTGTGCAGTAATGATGTCAAACAATAGACCGCATTTACGAAAGTATTCTTTCGGCAATGTTTTAAATGACAATTTTATAAATATCTGGGAAAATGAATACTATTTGAAATTCAGAAGTATGGTAAATGATCCGGATAAACCAGTTCCAACACTCTGCGTTGGTTGCAGAGCATTTAGGACAAAGCATAGAATAGCGAAAAACGGCATATGGGATGTTCATAAGGATAAATAACTATAGGACTTCATCCGATATTTGCATTCCATCGTAGTATTTGGGATAGAACATGGATTTCAAATATACCACTCTGCATGGGAGAATTGCGAAAGTAGCTGCTTTAGTTTATACCTGTGCAATAACAAGCAAGACCTGGATCGAGAAAATATAATTTTGAGTTTTTATACTTCGTTAGACCAGGTTTTAAACCAAAGCTCAATAATATATATTATTCCAGACGCCTTGTGTACAGAAAGCCATGCGTGTGCTGTTTTTTGAGAAGTTACCTTATGTGATATGCTCAGATTGCCAACTAAAACTGATGATTGATAAAAGTAATAAAATACTTATAGTGAGTTTAGCTGAAGTAAATGTAACCATCCAACGGCTTGAGGTTGGTGACAATTTTTTGAAATTACTAATCTAATAAAGCGACAACAGAAATAAAATAGTTATGAAAGTTTTAATTATATATCCAAAATTCTACGTTTATGGTGGAGGTGAGGTGCTTTTAGTACGTCTTTGCAACTATCTTACTCGTAATGGAATAAAAAATTCTATTCTAACCACACACATGATACCTGAAATAGAGTCAGATTTAACCGAAACTGAAGTAATTATTGAAAAACATAAGCTGAGGAATGAAACTAAGGTTATCCAAAACGAGATAAAAGCTTTGAAAAAGGGGCTTAGAAAGCATGAAGGGAAGTATGATATAATTAATCCCCATAATTTCCCGACTGAAGTTGCGGCAATGAAAAGCTCTAAACCAGTTGTATGGATGTGTAATGAACCAGAATTATATCTGACAATTAGCCATGATGATTTTAAAAAGTATTCTTTGAAAATTAAATATTATTACAATAAATTATTTTTATATGAAAAAGTCTTCCTGAAAAAAAATATTAAGCATGCGGTTGTTTCAGATGAATACAACGCACAAAGATTTATGAATATATATAGATTTCTTCCTTGTGTAATTCATTATGGCATTGATTACGATTATTTCTCAAAAGGTGAAGATGTAAATTGGGATAAAGATTTTTTAAACAAATTTGTAGTATTGCATGTTGGGATGTTCACTCCTTTTAAAAATCAGCTTGAAAGCTTGCGAGCAATTGCTCAGTTAAAGGATACGATTCCAAATATTCTTCTTATACTTGCAGGAGGTGGATTTGATCAAAAATATAAAGAGCAATGTGAGGACTACGTAAAAGCGAATAAGCTTGATTCACATGTACTTTTTAAGGGTCATATAAACAGGGAGGAACTTCGAGAGCTTTATTATCACTCTGACCTTATGATACATCCAATAAAATCACAAGGCGGCTGGCTGAGTCCATTTGAAATGCTATCTGCAGGCAAGCCTATTATTGTATCAACCGAAATGACATCATCATATATAATTGAACGTGAAAATATTGGGATAGTGACAGAAGATTATATTGAGGCTATATTAAAGATATATAAAGATAAAAAAAGATACAATTTAATGGCAGAACAAGGCAAACGATTTGTCAGAGAGAACCTTACGTGGGATAATTTCTGCAGCAAAATGGTTGAGATATATTCTAAGTCTATTAATGAGGCGAAGACCTCTTCTAAGATTTTTTAAAGCAGATGCAACCCAATCCCCGAGAGGGATATAAATCCAATTATGTTTGCAGCATAAACTGCATTTAACTAATCATGAATAATACGAAAGATGTAATATCCACTATAAATGGGACAAAAGACGTTCCAAAAGCGAATGATGGCATAGAAATAATTCAGCAATGGCAATATATTGGCAACGTTCATCCACATTTGCTTGAAGATAAAGCTTTTGAATATGCAAAAAGATCAGGCATTACAAGTGTGCAATCCTATGTTTCCTGGGCGGAAATAGAAAAAGTTAGTGGGATATTTAATTTTTCCGCCTATGATGTGCTAATTGATAAGTTAAAAAAATATGGGTTAAAATGGGTTCCCTTTCTTATCCTGGGCCCGAATTATTCGATCCCAGAATGGTTTCACGAATCTGATTTATCTATATATGCAACATGTCTTGAGCATGGAGAGAAATCAAAAATACAGTCAATATGGAATCCATTTTTATCTGACTGTGTTGAACGATTCATAGGTGTTTTTGCAGAGCATTACAGGGATAAGGATATCATTGAAAGCATTCTTCTTGGTATAAGCGGTAACTGGGGGGAAGCAATCTTTCCTGTAACCGGTGGTTTCAGGGGCGGTTTTCATACTCATCAAGGATGGTGGTGTGGGGATAATTATGCCTATGAAAGCTATCAGAATTATCTAAAGAATAAGTATGGGAATATCAAAGCATTAAATCATGAATATCATACCAGTTATAGCACTTTCTCCGATATATCATTTCCGGTTATTGTATATAACATCAAAGATGCTCCCAATTACCCTATGAAAGTTCTCAGGTTTATTAAGTATAGATATCATAAATATAAAAGACTAATATTCAACCAATTGCATAAAAGATTGCCATGGATGACCAATCCTCTGATATTATCCCGCCCATCAAGATGGAAGGAATATCTTGAGTTCGTCTCATGGTACCAAAATGAAATGACTAAATGGGCTGAATTCTGGATTAAAACAGCGAGGACACATTTCCCAGGCTCCAAGATATATCTGGTCACTGGAGGTGATGGAGCGCCTTGGACTGGAGCAGTCTTTTCTGAGCAAACAAAAATGGCTAAAAAATATAATACTGGAATTCGTATAACAAACCAAACTGATGATTACAGCGAATCATTTATTTTGACACGACTTGTATCATCAGCCAGCCGGTTTTATAAAACTTACTTTATTACCGAAGAGGCTTGGATAAATAGTCCAAATGGAGTTATTGCAAGAATATTTGATGCTGCTAGTTCCGGTGCAAGGGGTTTTTATTGTAAAAACATTATAGGAACAGGCGTTGATCTCTGCAGTCAAAGGGAATTTCCTGTTGGCTTGCCTACCAAAGGAGCGGTCAACCTTATAAATAACATCAGTCATATGTCCGCTTCTCAACCAATTATCGATGCCGCAGTGCTGTTCCCCAATACTTCAATTGCACTTGGAACATCCATTTCTGATATCTATAGCTCATGTTCACAACTTCGTAATTATATTGATATCGATCTCGTAGACGAAACCATGATAAGTGATGGGGCATTATATAAAAATAAATATTTGGTGATATTTCAATGCCCTTGGTTGAGAGACCAACACTTGCGTGAAATTATTCAATGGATTTCTGATGGTGGAATTCTAATATATCCCAAGTATACTTCAATGACAAATATTGATGATAATAAAAAGTCTTTTAAACCAATCTTGGGTAAAGGAAATTTATCTAAGGTCAAACAGGGATGTATCATCAGGTTTAATGGATATAACCGACAGAATTACATCAATTTTATCATTGAGGTAATCGCAAATAAAAACTCGGACTATCCCTTCATCGGGAGTTTATTTGTAGATATTGAATCAGACAACGTTTACACCACTTATTTTAATGATAAAATAATTCTCTATAACTCAAATGATCTTTCAATAAAAAAAAATCTAACCTTATTCCCTTCCTATATAAAATCAAATTCTTATATTGATATTGAACCAGACACTATTGTATCAATAGAAGTGGAAAAATAAGACTGAAATTGTTATTGTGTTCAAAATACAATTAAATGAGCTTCAAAAGTTTGTAAAAAATTTCTTCTTCAAAATATTCTCCTCAGCATTTAATGCAATAATCAATATTCTCATCATATCTCATTACTCTCAAGTCCTTTCAGTTGATGGATTTGGAAAGTTTAATTTCCTTTTAATCTATACTACTTATTTCCTGCTTCTCTGTTCACTTGGGATGGATATTGTTGCAATAAGATCGATAACCACGGATAAGAAAAGCCTGAATGAAATATTTGGTGCTCTTGTCCCGTTAAAAATACTCCTCAGTTTGTCCGCAGTTATAATAATGCTCTCGCCGATGATCTTTGTTCCTAAATTTAATAACTTTGGATGGATATTAGTAGTATTTTCCGCAACTATATTGGTTTCTCCCTTCTCGGCACAGTCTGTTTTTGAGGCTACAAAGCGATTAGAGTTTCCTTCAATAGTAACAATAATTACTCAGGCAATAAATTATTTTTTAGCACTCACGTTTGTGAAAACTTCTGATGATCTTATAAATGTTGGCCTCATTATCCTCTCAATTAATGCTATAACAGCTTTATTGCATAATCTCTTTTTTTTGAAATTTTATGGTAAATGGAAAGCTCATATTAATACAACTTTGTGGAAGAAATTCATTACAAGCGGAATTGTTGTCGGATTTATTCAGATAACAATAATGATGATACATTATTTTGATGTCTTTATGCTTGAATTTATGAAAGATGATATTGCCGTAGGTTTGTATAGTGCTGCCTATAGAGCGATGTTTATGATTATTCAGTTTTTTGCGATATTTTTTAATCTGATGAATCCTATCCTATTTGAAAATTACAAAAACAGCCTTGAAAATTATACAAAGTATTTTGATGCATATATTAAATTTATAATTTTCTCTGGATATGGGGTAACTGTTATCTTTATTATATTAGCTGTACCATTTTTAGATATTTTTTATAATCTGGAAAATTATCATGAAAGTATTTTATGTTTTAGAATACTCATGATTTCCTTATTCTTTATAACAATCAACGCCCCACTTCATAGCGGATTACTTTCAGCACATAAAGAAAAAACACTTCTTGGGATAATAATAATCCAATTGTGTGCAAATATTATTGGGAACTTTATACTTATTCCTCCCATGGGGATTATAGGTTCTTCTATTGCAACTGTCTTAACAGAGATAGTGGGGATAGTCTTTTATGTATATTATTTTCGAAAAATTTATCCTGTAAAAATTTTAAAACATTTTATTATTGCTGCTATAACTGTTATTCCTATGGGGATATTTTTGCATTATTCATCAATTTTTTATGTTTTAAGGGCTCTTATTGGAATAATAATTATGATATTTTTTGTTCTTATTATTCGTGGTTATACAATAAAAGAGGTAATGAACATTAAAAGAATGCTTTTTACATTTGAAAGATGAAGTTTAGTCGTTACTTTAGAAGAGTTTTTATACTTTCCCATAAACACACTGTTCATTAATTTAGATTTCGACATTTTGCTACTCGACCAGCCGGAATGATACACTCCCTAAGGATAGGGATTTCATCCCTATATCCCATTCCCTATTTATTGAAATAATTATAAGGAGGGAAAATAAATATATTACGTTATAGAACCTCCTTTAATTTAGCTATTAGCTTTCTAGTTCTTTGGGATTCCCCTTTTACATTAAGATGGTATATAGAATCTGCAAAGTATTCTCTTGGAAAGAGAGAATCATTTGTAGTACCAATAACAGGAATTGTTAAGTATTTTATTAGATTATCATATAAATTATTAATTATTTTTTTGTTTAGATTGTACTCTTCATAAGGGAAAGGTGGTAAAAACAATAAAACT encodes:
- a CDS encoding polysaccharide biosynthesis C-terminal domain-containing protein — encoded protein: MFKIQLNELQKFVKNFFFKIFSSAFNAIINILIISHYSQVLSVDGFGKFNFLLIYTTYFLLLCSLGMDIVAIRSITTDKKSLNEIFGALVPLKILLSLSAVIIMLSPMIFVPKFNNFGWILVVFSATILVSPFSAQSVFEATKRLEFPSIVTIITQAINYFLALTFVKTSDDLINVGLIILSINAITALLHNLFFLKFYGKWKAHINTTLWKKFITSGIVVGFIQITIMMIHYFDVFMLEFMKDDIAVGLYSAAYRAMFMIIQFFAIFFNLMNPILFENYKNSLENYTKYFDAYIKFIIFSGYGVTVIFIILAVPFLDIFYNLENYHESILCFRILMISLFFITINAPLHSGLLSAHKEKTLLGIIIIQLCANIIGNFILIPPMGIIGSSIATVLTEIVGIVFYVYYFRKIYPVKILKHFIIAAITVIPMGIFLHYSSIFYVLRALIGIIIMIFFVLIIRGYTIKEVMNIKRMLFTFER
- a CDS encoding beta-galactosidase — its product is MNNTKDVISTINGTKDVPKANDGIEIIQQWQYIGNVHPHLLEDKAFEYAKRSGITSVQSYVSWAEIEKVSGIFNFSAYDVLIDKLKKYGLKWVPFLILGPNYSIPEWFHESDLSIYATCLEHGEKSKIQSIWNPFLSDCVERFIGVFAEHYRDKDIIESILLGISGNWGEAIFPVTGGFRGGFHTHQGWWCGDNYAYESYQNYLKNKYGNIKALNHEYHTSYSTFSDISFPVIVYNIKDAPNYPMKVLRFIKYRYHKYKRLIFNQLHKRLPWMTNPLILSRPSRWKEYLEFVSWYQNEMTKWAEFWIKTARTHFPGSKIYLVTGGDGAPWTGAVFSEQTKMAKKYNTGIRITNQTDDYSESFILTRLVSSASRFYKTYFITEEAWINSPNGVIARIFDAASSGARGFYCKNIIGTGVDLCSQREFPVGLPTKGAVNLINNISHMSASQPIIDAAVLFPNTSIALGTSISDIYSSCSQLRNYIDIDLVDETMISDGALYKNKYLVIFQCPWLRDQHLREIIQWISDGGILIYPKYTSMTNIDDNKKSFKPILGKGNLSKVKQGCIIRFNGYNRQNYINFIIEVIANKNSDYPFIGSLFVDIESDNVYTTYFNDKIILYNSNDLSIKKNLTLFPSYIKSNSYIDIEPDTIVSIEVEK
- a CDS encoding glycosyltransferase family 4 protein, which gives rise to MKVLIIYPKFYVYGGGEVLLVRLCNYLTRNGIKNSILTTHMIPEIESDLTETEVIIEKHKLRNETKVIQNEIKALKKGLRKHEGKYDIINPHNFPTEVAAMKSSKPVVWMCNEPELYLTISHDDFKKYSLKIKYYYNKLFLYEKVFLKKNIKHAVVSDEYNAQRFMNIYRFLPCVIHYGIDYDYFSKGEDVNWDKDFLNKFVVLHVGMFTPFKNQLESLRAIAQLKDTIPNILLILAGGGFDQKYKEQCEDYVKANKLDSHVLFKGHINREELRELYYHSDLMIHPIKSQGGWLSPFEMLSAGKPIIVSTEMTSSYIIERENIGIVTEDYIEAILKIYKDKKRYNLMAEQGKRFVRENLTWDNFCSKMVEIYSKSINEAKTSSKIF
- a CDS encoding SPASM domain-containing protein, producing MINKNNIINDVVLLDLNRMLFGDKFIKALHIKRTFRDFSSYLYLLKHFQLKSLYNFIFTKLYVPTGEGFHLGLHRKLIKYPDKIPIPRNIEMETTTVCNKKCIICEYIYWSKDAQVKRHLKLDEFKHIINQFPVIRWANLTGEGSSFLNKDYPLMVKYLWEKHKSSIWLVDHLDDISIEKLQKEVFPYIHGIYISMDAATKETYESIKIGCNYDNVINNLKSIIQYKKRNNTPFPHLSFRYIIINKNVHELPLFLDLINSIASQTEWGGSSTMVEFTGLLNFKEINKYYIEKIPQSIVDELMKRRDGIEFQFSHAEEPSNPPIEQCIAWLEPYIMMPGYVLPCCAVMMSNNRPHLRKYSFGNVLNDNFINIWENEYYLKFRSMVNDPDKPVPTLCVGCRAFRTKHRIAKNGIWDVHKDK